From Pseudoxanthomonas sp. YR558, the proteins below share one genomic window:
- a CDS encoding prephenate dehydrogenase, whose translation MTPALHPLIGIVGSAGAYGQWLARFFRTRMGLEVIGHDPADASSVDEVELVARADVLVFCAPIRHTAALIARYADIAGGTESGRLWLDVTSIKAAPIAAMLASRAEVVGLHPMTAPPKAPTLKGRVMVVSEARLETWRPWVASLLAALEAECVQATPEQHDRVMALVQAMVHATHLAQAGVLRNEAVHTGDLAALMPFRSASFEMDAAIIARILSLNPAIYEDIQFGNPYAGDVLASLGRQIGRMAELVGEGSDAARAAFRREFLSDNHDAIGAAMLAESNYSYERIGYLLADLAGREALSVHLPQDRPGSLRALLHVFEQHGVSLSSIHSSRTPDGEVHFRIGFDADVDGEALARAAREIDASGLGRVLP comes from the coding sequence GTGACGCCCGCCCTCCATCCGCTGATCGGCATCGTCGGCAGCGCCGGTGCGTACGGGCAATGGTTGGCGCGGTTCTTCCGCACACGGATGGGTCTGGAGGTCATCGGCCATGATCCGGCCGATGCCTCAAGCGTGGACGAGGTGGAACTGGTCGCGCGCGCCGACGTACTTGTGTTCTGCGCGCCCATCCGCCACACGGCGGCCCTGATCGCGCGCTACGCCGATATCGCAGGCGGCACGGAATCGGGTCGGCTGTGGTTGGACGTGACCTCCATCAAGGCGGCGCCCATCGCCGCGATGCTCGCCTCGCGGGCCGAGGTCGTGGGCCTGCATCCGATGACCGCACCGCCGAAGGCACCAACCCTGAAAGGCAGGGTGATGGTGGTCAGCGAGGCACGGCTAGAGACCTGGCGACCCTGGGTCGCATCGTTGCTTGCCGCGCTGGAAGCCGAATGCGTGCAGGCAACGCCCGAACAGCATGACCGCGTGATGGCGCTGGTACAGGCGATGGTCCATGCCACCCATCTGGCGCAAGCCGGCGTACTGCGCAACGAAGCCGTGCACACCGGCGACCTGGCGGCGCTGATGCCGTTCCGCTCGGCGTCGTTCGAAATGGATGCCGCCATCATCGCCCGCATCCTGTCGCTCAACCCCGCGATCTACGAAGACATCCAGTTCGGCAACCCCTACGCGGGCGACGTGCTGGCGTCGCTGGGTCGGCAGATCGGGCGCATGGCCGAACTGGTGGGGGAGGGAAGCGATGCGGCACGCGCTGCGTTCCGCCGGGAATTCCTCTCCGACAACCACGACGCGATCGGCGCTGCGATGCTCGCGGAAAGCAACTACAGTTATGAGCGGATCGGGTACCTGCTGGCGGACCTCGCCGGGCGCGAAGCGCTCAGCGTGCACCTCCCGCAGGATCGGCCCGGCTCGCTGCGTGCGCTGCTGCACGTGTTCGAACAGCATGGCGTCAGTTTGTCGTCCATCCATTCTTCGCGCACGCCGGATGGCGAAGTGCATTTCCGTATCGGATTCGATGCGGACGTGGATGGCGAGGCATTGGCGCGTGCCGCGCGCGAGATCGATGCCAGTGGATTGGGCAGGGTATTGCCATGA
- a CDS encoding DUF3857 and transglutaminase domain-containing protein has product MNMGKRWGWLALVVMAPAWAADDRPLQVERESTRFVLNADGSFVQEQETAIKVLKDSALEAAKDASVSYSTSIQKAEVVEAYTLKPDGRRVDVPRGNYQVSSSSGREGDSPIYSDQTTLTVVFPELAVGDTTVFTYRVTATQPMFPGHFSVIRNYSPAAYYGDVKVTIDAPEAMQATWRNWQMTQPAVETRDGRRIVRWQWSNRQPVDRESLRDTVFTADRYPGYAFSTFASYVDIAAAYGGPANAKAALTPRLRTLAAEIVGKSKDPRETAKKLYEWVSTKITYAGNCIGLGAVVPRDLDVVLDNRMGDCKDHATLLQALLKARGIDSTQALINAGGTYTLPDIPVASVVNHVINYIPSLDLYVDSTAATVPFGSLPDGAAGKPVLLVDGHRDGTTTPVTQVGSESQKLRTTLRIQPDGSIKGSQRVELSGRMAVAARAQFRNVGASDADKLVRNYFRGNALNASGKVTYDDPVPMLETFNMDADFEVDRMLPTSGGFQVQPWFLSFTPVSMLVASQLGDPDQPAGESSCGAYHSDEEYTFEFPASMRIVAVPKDVSVREGTLSYVSTFRQEGARLHVRRTLDDRTPGPVCSPEYNDGFARVMRKIMPDLRAQVVYLTGEGAVQQ; this is encoded by the coding sequence GCAGGTGGAGCGCGAGTCGACGCGCTTCGTGCTCAATGCCGACGGCAGCTTCGTGCAGGAACAGGAAACCGCGATCAAGGTACTGAAGGACAGCGCCCTGGAGGCGGCCAAGGATGCGTCGGTCAGCTACAGCACCAGCATCCAGAAGGCCGAGGTAGTCGAGGCCTATACGTTGAAGCCCGACGGCCGCCGCGTCGATGTGCCGCGTGGCAACTACCAGGTCAGCAGCAGTTCGGGGCGGGAGGGCGATTCGCCGATCTACTCCGACCAGACGACACTCACCGTCGTGTTCCCGGAGCTCGCTGTCGGCGACACCACGGTGTTCACCTACCGGGTGACCGCAACGCAGCCGATGTTCCCGGGCCACTTCTCGGTGATCCGCAACTACAGCCCGGCGGCGTACTACGGCGACGTCAAGGTCACCATCGACGCGCCGGAGGCCATGCAGGCGACGTGGCGCAACTGGCAGATGACGCAGCCCGCCGTAGAAACCCGCGACGGCCGCCGGATCGTGCGCTGGCAATGGAGCAACCGCCAGCCGGTCGACCGCGAGAGCCTGCGCGATACGGTCTTCACCGCCGATCGCTATCCGGGCTACGCATTTTCCACCTTCGCCAGCTACGTCGACATCGCCGCAGCTTATGGTGGCCCGGCCAACGCCAAGGCCGCGCTGACCCCCCGGTTGCGCACGCTCGCCGCGGAGATCGTGGGCAAGAGCAAGGACCCGCGTGAGACCGCCAAGAAACTCTACGAATGGGTCTCCACGAAGATCACCTATGCAGGCAACTGCATCGGCCTGGGCGCGGTGGTCCCGCGCGACCTGGACGTGGTGCTCGACAACCGCATGGGCGATTGCAAAGACCATGCGACCCTGCTGCAGGCGTTGCTAAAAGCGCGCGGCATCGACAGCACCCAGGCGCTCATCAACGCCGGCGGTACATACACGTTGCCGGACATCCCGGTCGCGTCGGTCGTCAACCACGTGATCAACTACATCCCCAGCCTGGATCTTTACGTGGACTCCACCGCGGCGACGGTGCCCTTCGGCAGCCTGCCGGACGGTGCGGCAGGCAAGCCGGTGTTGCTGGTGGACGGGCATCGCGACGGCACCACCACGCCGGTGACGCAGGTGGGTTCGGAATCACAGAAGCTGCGCACGACCCTCCGGATCCAACCGGACGGTTCGATCAAGGGATCGCAGCGGGTCGAGTTGAGCGGACGCATGGCAGTGGCGGCGCGTGCGCAGTTCCGCAACGTCGGCGCCAGCGATGCCGACAAGCTGGTGCGCAATTACTTCCGCGGGAACGCGCTGAACGCGAGTGGCAAGGTGACGTACGACGACCCCGTGCCGATGCTGGAAACGTTCAACATGGATGCGGACTTTGAAGTCGACCGGATGCTTCCGACGAGCGGCGGCTTCCAGGTGCAGCCCTGGTTCCTCAGTTTCACGCCGGTCTCCATGCTGGTCGCCTCGCAACTCGGCGATCCGGACCAGCCGGCGGGCGAGAGCAGCTGTGGTGCCTACCATTCGGATGAGGAGTACACCTTCGAGTTTCCGGCATCGATGCGGATCGTCGCCGTACCGAAGGACGTCAGTGTGCGCGAAGGTACGCTCAGCTACGTCTCAACGTTCCGGCAGGAGGGCGCACGCCTGCATGTACGGCGCACGCTGGACGACCGCACGCCGGGCCCGGTGTGCTCGCCGGAGTACAACGACGGCTTCGCCCGGGTCATGCGCAAGATCATGCCCGACCTGCGCGCGCAGGTGGTCTACCTGACCGGGGAAGGAGCGGTGCAGCAGTGA